The genomic window GCCACGGCGGCGGTCAGGTCGGAGTTGCTCGAAAGGTCGACACCGATCCAGCACGGCTCCTGTGAAGCTTCCTTCTCATCGAGATCCACGGCGCCGAAGCCGTCATCGTAAACCGGCATCGCCACGAAAGGACTGGCAGAGTTTCCGAGCCAGCAATCAAGGTGGAACTGCATGAAATCGTCTTTGTCCGCCGGCCGTTCCTTCGCCTCGTGGGCCATCTGACGGAGACCGTCGATATCGGGATAACCGTCGGCAAGACCAGGATTCACGAAGTGCCAAAGCTCCTCATCTGTCCAGTCTGAGAACTCGCGAACATTGTCCCCAGCCCATTTCGATTTGGGATCTGGATCAGTTTCAAACAGCACAGGCAGGAAACCGGGATCCTCGATCTCGCCGGACTGAACACGGCGTGCGTATTTCAGCAGATCGAACGCGAGGTTTTCTTGTCCGCGGCCCGCCTGCGTGATGATCACGAGAAGTGAGCCGGGAGCTTTGTTCAAACCGGTGCGGATCGCAGACCACATCTTCCGGCTGTTCGCGCCTTCCCAGTTGATCAATTCATCGGCCAGAACAAACTGCGGCGTCTTGCCAAGTTTGCCTTTTCCGCCGGAGGCCAAGGCCCGGAACTTCGCGCCGGAGAGCTTGTGCTCCAGAATGAAGGTGCTCTCGTTGAGCTTCATCTTATCTTCAAGCCATGGCGTCTCGTCGATGATGCCGGTCGCTTCCTCATAGGCAATGACGGCATCCTCCTCGGCAGAGGCTGCGACCATGGCTTGACCGCGGCTCACGCGCTGATATCCGACGGTATGGAGGAGAGCGAGGCCGGCACCCATGGTGGTTTTACGCGCACCGCGAGGAAGAACGACGAAGACGGTTCGCACCTGGCGCTTGCCGTTGGCGAAGCAAGGGCCATAGATGCGTCGGACAATCCGTTCCCAGAACAGTGGAAGCTCAAAAGCACCGCTCGTGCTTTTCGGATGCTTCAAAGCTCGCAGAAAATCGACTGCACGTTGACCATGACCGAAGGGGTCTTCAATCTCGCTGCCGTCAAAAATCCACTCGGGACGGGTTGCCTTATAGGTCGAGGCCATCGGGTGCCCCTCTGTCTGGCTTATTCTTCGGCGTGAAACCCTGCTTCGAGCGGGCGGCGGGTGTCAGGCCGAGTTCTGCCGACAATCGGGCAACGGTCTCCATTGCCTTCGAGAGCATGCCGGCGGCCGGGTTAGGTTTCAGCATGCCGTGGGCTGTCTTCACCAGCGGGCTGTGCTCTCTGAGAGATTTCTGGCACTCTTGCACCATCCACCGGGCAACGATGTAGGTCTCCAGCACACCGAGTGCGGGAGCGGTCAGGATCTTCCGCTGCACCATATCGGTAGCGATGATTGTCCATTCTGCGACCATGTCCGGGGGTAATGTCGCGGGCGGTTTGGGAACGCCACTAAGACCGCCGTCTATAGCTGTGAGATCAGCTTTCCGTCCGCGCGTGCTCATACTGTCACCTTGCGGTCGCAGCGCAGCTCGAGTCCCTTGCGGCGGCCGATCTCCTTCACCTCGCGGATATTGAACTCGCCACCCTGATACAGGACACGCGACGCGCCGGTGACGCCTGAGAGGAAGCGCGTGCGAAAAATGACGACAGTCTCATCACTGGCGCCGCCCGTGAGGAACTCTTCCGTGCTGCTTTGGATCAGCTGGGCGCGCACGGTTGCAACATCGGTCCATGTCGAGACCGGCGTTCCGTATTCGTTCGGCACGCTGGTGAAGCTCTGGATTGTGATGGAGCGATCAAGCTTTCCCGATCTCATGACACCTCCTGCACAAGTGCATCGACCGTTAGAACAGCGTGCGACGTCTTGCCGTCCGGATCGCGTAGGAAACGGGAACCGCGCACCCGGCAATCGGCGCAATGGAAGCCGGGATCAAGTTGCAACTTCGCGCTCTGAATCGCGCTCCGTATCGTGCCGGCGATGCGCTTGCTGATCTCGGTAGACGGTTCCTCGACCCAAACATGCAGGTCGAGATAGACTCGTGTCAGCTTGCGAGCGATGCTCTCGCCTTCATCGACGGACTGCCCCTCGCCGATAATGATGGACGGGCGCGGGTTTGGCCGCTCATTGCGGTCAAGGATCGACGCAGCGGGGACTAGCGAGACGACGTCACCGGTGGATGACAACCTGTAACGTATGGCTTTTTGCAGGGCGAGTTCAGGGGTCATTTGCCGCCCCAATTCTGTTTCACTGCCTTGCTGGCAGCCCTCTTTATGCGGCCTGTGATCTTCTTGCGGAGGAGACGAAATGCGGGCCAGAAGAATGGCTGCGCTGTCGCCTCCTGGGTGCCGTGTTCCACCAAGTGCGCGTACCGAACATCCTTGTTTCCGGCCGTCACCGCCACGGCAAGCTCAGGTACCGTAACGCGGCCGCCCGGCCTGGAATATGGCGGAGTGCTTGATCCACCCGGGGTGACCGTGATGCTCTCTTGCAAGGCGCCTGTGTCCCGCGGTGCAAGGATGCGAGCGGTCACCGCCAGGTCGTTGCCTGACTTCATCAACTCCGGCACCATAGCGGCGCGGACATTCTTCGGGATCATTGCCAGCCGCTGTTTGATGCGACCAATTCCGCCGTCGTCAACCAAAACTGTACTCCCGATATTCGTTCACGATAGGCCACACACCGAACGGCAGTTCCTGAGCGCTGACGCCGACTAGCGTCGCCTCGCGGTTTTCGTACCAGTGCGCGGCCGTCTGGCTGACTGCCTCGACAAGCGCCGGCGGAATTTCCTCCTGGCCGGTGCTGCCGTAGCGCTCTTCAATCTTGAAACCGAGAAGACGCTCGACTTGGTTTTGAGCCGCCGCAATCTTGCGTTCGAGCAGCGCATCGTCGTCCGTTCCGAGATCCGGCGTCAGGTTCAGCTGCTGTTTCAGCTCGTTCAGACTGACGATCATGACGGCCACCTTTTCGGTTTTAAAAAACACGACCTAATTTGAAATTTTTTCGCACGAGAGACCCGCCGCCGGTCCCCAAAGGGGGTGGAAAGTTGACGACCACCCCCCCATGTTGGATTGCGATGAGAGAAGCGCTCGGAGGCGGCCATGAGCTTGGACTGGAAGGAACTCGACAAGGAACAGAAGAACCTCATGCGCGAGTTTAGAGACGATGAAGTTCCAATACGGATGCTGGAACCACACCTCACACGATTTGCGCAAAGGCTGCGGGGCGATGGGTACATCGTTGAGACAAGACCCAATCTGTATTCGCTGAGCGAGTTCGGTCGCAAGTTTATGGCCTCGAGATAAGGTCATTCATCGTCCGCATCGATGCGCACGATGTTGCTATTCACCCCGAGCGATGCGTTCAGCTTCATGATGTTGTTAGCCGCATCGAACTGTTCGGACTGGCTCATCACTTTTGCAATGAACAGCCGCTGCGACGGCGCGCCGCCCGCTGGCGCGTCATTCAGCACCAACTTGAATTCGTAATCGTGGATAGTCTTCTCAGCCGCGATGAGAGCCTGCTGACCCGGATCAGCATAATCGATGCCCATGACGAGCTCCATCGTGCCGGCGCTGCGCGGTCCCTTGATGGTGCGAGTGCGGGCCGCATCGATGGACGTGAAGTTGATGGCTTCACTCGTGTCACCAAGCGAACCAAGGGCTTCAAGCTCCTTGATCTCTTTCCACGTCACTGCATCGGCCGTGCTGAAGTCCGCGAGAACAAAGTCTGTGTTCTTCTGTGTTTTGGTCACGCCGATGAACAGTTTTGCACCGGCCGTCGCGAAAATGGTCATGATGTATTCCTCTCGTTGGTGCGTCGCTCGTCGGCGGCGTCACGGGCATTGCAGCGCCGGCAGCCCGGCTTCCAGTTGGTCTTGCTCATCCTGAGTTCAGGACGTTTCTTGATTGAGATCACATGGCGGACCAGCACTGCCGGCGCGCCGCATTCACACAGATCGTTTCCGGGAATAGCGAGGAAGGATTTGGCCTGCTTTCGCCATTCGTTGTCATAGCCGCGGTCACGGGCGGCGGGTCGCTTCTTTTCGAACCGAGCCTTGCGCTCCGCCGCCATGCGGGCAACTGCCTTGCAGGTCTTCCCCGATGGATGGGCCTTGCCGCAGTGGCCGCAGACGGAAGGAGCACGTACCGGCATCAGTCACCCATGTTTCCGTAAAGCAGGAATTTTTCAGCCTCGATTGCCGCTATCCCGCCAGCAGCCCATTGCCCGGCTGATTTCACCTTGCCCTCGAAGCTGTTGACGGTGACGCCAGAGGCGGCGAACGTGATTGCACCGGTACCGGCCTGAAGCCATCCACACGAGAAGCCGCCGCGCAGACCTGCGGGAATCGTCACAGTGCACGCAGCCGTGAAGGCGAGTAGTCTGCCCTGGTGCTTGTCAGTGAGCGTCAGCGTGCTTGCCGGGATGAATTCAGGGGCGGTGCCAACGTCCTTGATGACGTCGTCCACCGTTGTTTCAACCTGCCGTTCCGACGGCGTACCCGCCTGACGCTTGATTTTGATTTTATCGACCATGCCAAAATCCTTAAAAGTTGCGATCGCGGCGCCTTGAACCCAGAATCGATGAGGGGAGGCAGGCGCC from Agrobacterium tumefaciens includes these protein-coding regions:
- a CDS encoding HK97-gp10 family putative phage morphogenesis protein, with protein sequence MVDDGGIGRIKQRLAMIPKNVRAAMVPELMKSGNDLAVTARILAPRDTGALQESITVTPGGSSTPPYSRPGGRVTVPELAVAVTAGNKDVRYAHLVEHGTQEATAQPFFWPAFRLLRKKITGRIKRAASKAVKQNWGGK
- a CDS encoding phage head closure protein, which codes for MRSGKLDRSITIQSFTSVPNEYGTPVSTWTDVATVRAQLIQSSTEEFLTGGASDETVVIFRTRFLSGVTGASRVLYQGGEFNIREVKEIGRRKGLELRCDRKVTV
- a CDS encoding head-tail connector protein gives rise to the protein MIVSLNELKQQLNLTPDLGTDDDALLERKIAAAQNQVERLLGFKIEERYGSTGQEEIPPALVEAVSQTAAHWYENREATLVGVSAQELPFGVWPIVNEYREYSFG
- a CDS encoding phage terminase small subunit P27 family, producing MSTRGRKADLTAIDGGLSGVPKPPATLPPDMVAEWTIIATDMVQRKILTAPALGVLETYIVARWMVQECQKSLREHSPLVKTAHGMLKPNPAAGMLSKAMETVARLSAELGLTPAARSKQGFTPKNKPDRGAPDGLDL
- a CDS encoding endonuclease, producing the protein MAAERKARFEKKRPAARDRGYDNEWRKQAKSFLAIPGNDLCECGAPAVLVRHVISIKKRPELRMSKTNWKPGCRRCNARDAADERRTNERNTS
- a CDS encoding DUF3168 domain-containing protein is translated as MTPELALQKAIRYRLSSTGDVVSLVPAASILDRNERPNPRPSIIIGEGQSVDEGESIARKLTRVYLDLHVWVEEPSTEISKRIAGTIRSAIQSAKLQLDPGFHCADCRVRGSRFLRDPDGKTSHAVLTVDALVQEVS
- a CDS encoding terminase large subunit, with the translated sequence MASTYKATRPEWIFDGSEIEDPFGHGQRAVDFLRALKHPKSTSGAFELPLFWERIVRRIYGPCFANGKRQVRTVFVVLPRGARKTTMGAGLALLHTVGYQRVSRGQAMVAASAEEDAVIAYEEATGIIDETPWLEDKMKLNESTFILEHKLSGAKFRALASGGKGKLGKTPQFVLADELINWEGANSRKMWSAIRTGLNKAPGSLLVIITQAGRGQENLAFDLLKYARRVQSGEIEDPGFLPVLFETDPDPKSKWAGDNVREFSDWTDEELWHFVNPGLADGYPDIDGLRQMAHEAKERPADKDDFMQFHLDCWLGNSASPFVAMPVYDDGFGAVDLDEKEASQEPCWIGVDLSSNSDLTAAVACWGDEERGYDVYPWFFCPQDNIQHRSDREAAKYPLWAEQGLIIPTPGNVVDFRAVEDHLRELCARFNVRELAFDPHLARNTLNNLLDDGLPAVEMRQGWITMAPANKELERVIIARKFRHGGHPILRWHFDNIATVRDKAENISFHKGLSKDRIDGAVACAMAVGRAAVGETNISSYDTFTGDIEEWSHA